The Kineothrix sp. IPX-CK genomic interval TTGCGTAGCATAAGCCTTTAGAAACCCCATATCCGTGCATACCTACTTGCCCCCTTTATCCCTTATTCGCCCATTCCGCCGGCAATCAATTTCGTAACTGCTTCACAAGCTTCTTTTTCATCTGTTCCTTCACATACCACTTCTATTTCCGTACCGCAGTCGACACCTGCCGCCAAAATACCAATCAGAGATTTTGCATTGTAACGTGTACCCCTTACAGATATTTCAACGGAGGAATGAAAATGCTGTGCTTCTTTTGTTAATAAGTTCGCCGGTCTGGCATGCAGTCCTGCTTTTGCAACTACTACTACTTTTCTTTTTTCCATAACTTCATCCTCCCATTAAAAGGTTACAATAATTCTGTATGTATCCGGACGTACGGCAGCCTCAAAAGCATCCTGAGCGTTTTCATACGAATAGGTTCCCGACACAAGTTTCTCCGGATCGATAATCTTTTTCGCCAGCAGATTGACCGACCGGTTAAAGGAACGAACGCTGGGGCTGACCGCTCCGGTAACGATGGTCTCCGAATTATGAAGCCAATTCGGGCTTATTTCAAAAGGCTTGTCAGGATGCTGGGAGCTATACATAATGCAGCGGCCCATAGGTGCGGTCATTTCCACTGCCTGTTTGGCAACCGCCGAAATAGGTGTGGTGTTAAATACCGCCTCTGCTCCTCTTCCCTCAGTTAATGAGCGGACATACTCTACCGGATTTTTTTCCAAAGGATTAAAAGTGATATCACAGCCCAATTCCTCGGCAATTCTTCTTCTTTCCGGATCAGGCTCGCTCAATATAACTCTGGCACCGCTCAGCTTGGCGCTCATAACATGGAGCATACCCATGATACCTCCGCCAATAACTACCACATCATCGCCAAGCTCAATTCTTCCTTTTTCAATACTGTTAAGAACACAGGCAAGCGGCTCGGCAAAGGCTGCTTTTACATCCGGCAGTTCATCGGGAATGCGGTAAGCCTGAGAAGCATTAATGGCAAGATATTCTCCCATACCGCCTGTTCCCATAATTTCCATCTCCGAGCTGTCCAGATTATTTAATTCCACACAGAGGTTTTCTTCCCCTCTACGGCAGAAATAGCATTTTCCGCATACATTAATCAATCTCGCGACAATTTTTCCTCCCACAGGAAACTCTTTCGGACTAACACCCTTTCCTAACTGTGCAACTTCTCCTGCAATTTCATGTCCTCCCACGAAAGGCAGCGGCATATGTGATTCCCGTGTAAAGGTTCTCTGTTCCCATGTACAGATTGCGCACGCTTTTATCCGCATCAGAATCTGGTTCTCCTTAGGCTGCGGCATTCTTACTTCCTTTACCTCCACTTTCCTTTCCTCTGTGATTGCTACTACTCTCATTTTCTCACCCATATGATTAATCTCCTTTTTCTTTTTTGTATTATGAAATATGACCCTATTTTCCGTAATAAAAGGAACGGTACAAATTATTGAGTTCCTCTTCTGCAAGCTCTCTCGGCGCAAACATAATGTTTGCATCCTTAGAGGCCGCCTTTATATAAGAAGGAATCTTATCCAGATATTCCTGCTCGGAAATTCCCGTTTCTTTTAAAGTCAAAGGCATCTGGATTTCCTCATACATTTCCCAAATTCTTTTTACCAGCTTCTTTTGTTTCTCCTCCGAAGAACCGGTTATCTGAAGCTGATCTGCCACCTCTTCATAAACAGGCTGCGGAATAAGATATTCCATCGTATAAGGCAGCAGCAGTCCTGTCATCAGACCATGAGGCTTTCCAAAATCCCCTCCCGCCTGATCCATACCGTGTGCCATTCCCGTAATAGAATTATTGATTCCCGCTCCCGCCATGGTCGCGGCCACATGCATTTTTTCCCTGGCCTCCATATCTCCTCGCACAGACTTCGGCAGTTCTTTTATAATTGTTACCGCAGCCTGAATACACTGCATCCTGACCATTGTACTCGCCAGTTTGCTAACGCCGGCTTCCAGCGCATGAGCCAGAGCATCCGTTCCCGAAAATACAATATTTCCGGAAGGAAGACTTTTTAATAAATCAAAATCCATAATGGCCAGGTCAGGAATGATTTCATCGCTCAAAATCATGCGCTTTTTCTTATGCTCATCTTTTATGACGGCACAGCCGGTTGTTTCAGATCCCGTTCCACTCGTTGTCGGTACTACAATAAGTTCTGCTTTACCGGGGAACGGCTCCACCTCGTAAGCTTTTGTTGCTTTTTCCCAATCGTAATCAGGGAGTTCATAAAACAGCCATAATGCTTTTGCAGTATCCATTACGGATCCGCCGCCGATTCCTACAATTACGTCCGGTTCAAATTTTCGTATTTCATTTATAGGAGTTTCCAGCATGTACATATGAGGTTCTGCCTTCATATTACATACTATTTTATAGTTTGCTTCCTTTAGCATATTGTCGAAAATCATCTTATCAAGCTCCAATGCCCGCATGATTCCTTCGTCTACCACGAAAGCTATCTTTTTGTCTATGTACTCTCCTAATTTTTCGATACTTCCATTTCCCAGCACATATTGCGTGGTTTTAAACATTTTATACTGCATCTTTTATGCCTCCCTGTCTTTTTGTTTAACCTAAAATTCCTGTTACGCCGCCAATCACACCGATGATAACGATAAGCAGCAATACTTTAACGGATGACCAGCCTTTTTTCAGCATTTTATAACTTCCCAGCGTCAGCAGAAGGGGAAGCAATTTCGGTATGATCGTATCGAACAGCTGCTCCTGCACACTGAATACACTATCTGCTGTCTGCTGGATCTGGATACCGCAGCTCATGGATACGTAGTTAGCTACAAGAGCTCCCAGCACCATACATCCCATGATATTTGCGCCTGCAATGATTTTATTGACAATACCGTTCTCAAGGATATTTAAAATAGCGCCGCTTCCCTTTTTATATCCGGTCATAAATAAGGTATAAGAAATACCGAACACAACCGCAATCATGACAAGTGAATATACGATAGGTGCCACAACGCTTCCTCCGCTTGCCATATCGATGGCAAATGCAAGGAGCAGGGGAACAATAACACCCTGAATAATACTGTCGCCGATACCCGAGAGAGGTCCCATAAGCCCTGTTTTAATGGAAGTGACCGCTTCGCCCTCGATTTCTCCTCCGGCAGCCTTTTGCTCCTCCATGGCTACCGTAAGTCCGGCAATCGCCGAACCAAGGCAGGGTTCACAGTTAAAGAAGCCTGTATGGCGCCTAAGCATTTCCCGCTGTTTTTCCATGTCGTCCTTGTATAATTTCTTTGCGATCGGAACCATCGCATGAAGGAAACCTGTTCCCATCATTCGCTCATAGTTGTAATTTGCCTGATTATTAAATAACCAGTTGATCCAGGAACGTTTCACTTCTTTATCCGATAATAAGATATAAGAACCTTCAGTTTCTTTTTTTATTTCTTTATGATTCATATTAGACATTTGCTTCTCCTCCTTTTGCATTTCTAAGCTGTGTATAAACAACCGCACTGCAAAGTGCCAGGAAACCGACAGCAATCATACTCAGTCCAAAATAAACCGCCAGTAAAAATCCCACGAAGAAAAATATTCTTGCTTCTCCTTTAAATATGTATAATAATGTCAGACCAATACCTAGCGCAGGCATCATACCTCCGATAATAATCAGTACTCCCAGTACTGTTCCGCCCAGCGCATTAATTGCTCCCTGAATATATCCGGCTCCAAAATATGCTGCCAGAAAACACGGGATAGCGGTCATAACAAACAGCATGGACTGTGGCAGCAGCACGCTGGCAATCCATATTTTTCCGGATTCTCCTTTTTCCACATACTTATCCGCCAAATGTGCGAAGAAAGAATCCAGTGTCAGTCTTCCAAACCAAAGCAATGTGCCGATCAAACCTATCGGAACTGCAATTGCCAAAGCCGCCTCTGTATCAAGTCCTCCCGTAATAGCGAGCGCCGCACCCAAAATACCTGCAAGACACATATCTCCGGGAAGGGCACCTCCTGCGGATATAAAACCGATATACATCAAGTTAATTGTTGCGCCTACAATAACTCCTGTTACAGGATCTCCCAGTACAAGTCCTGTCAAAAAGCCTCCGATGAGCGGTCTGTAAATGGTATAATAACCCACCGGTCCCGCCACTATAGAACTATTTCCCAAATAGTACAAAACTCCCAATAGCATTGCTTGAAATACACTCATATTCTACCTTCTCCTTTTCCCTTATCATGTTTGATAATAATCATTCTGATAATAGTTTACGTACATCCGTAGGGGTTTCCGTAGGAACCAACTGATAGAGGATTTCTGTTCCTGATTCTATGATCCTTTTCATAGATTCCGCTTCCTCACTGCTGGCGGAAACATTCCTGTTAAACTTTTTCCTTCCTTCTTTGGATCCCATTCCCCCCAAAATAATTTTAGGTAATGCTACACCTCCTTTTATTAAATTTTCCAGAATCTGCGGTATTTTCACAAGAATAATAACCTTTTCCCCGTTCGCCGCATCTTCCTTTAATACATCCGTTGCATCGAGCGTGCCCAGAACCTCCACTT includes:
- a CDS encoding PTS system mannose/fructose/sorbose family transporter subunit IID, producing the protein MSNMNHKEIKKETEGSYILLSDKEVKRSWINWLFNNQANYNYERMMGTGFLHAMVPIAKKLYKDDMEKQREMLRRHTGFFNCEPCLGSAIAGLTVAMEEQKAAGGEIEGEAVTSIKTGLMGPLSGIGDSIIQGVIVPLLLAFAIDMASGGSVVAPIVYSLVMIAVVFGISYTLFMTGYKKGSGAILNILENGIVNKIIAGANIMGCMVLGALVANYVSMSCGIQIQQTADSVFSVQEQLFDTIIPKLLPLLLTLGSYKMLKKGWSSVKVLLLIVIIGVIGGVTGILG
- a CDS encoding iron-containing alcohol dehydrogenase, which encodes MQYKMFKTTQYVLGNGSIEKLGEYIDKKIAFVVDEGIMRALELDKMIFDNMLKEANYKIVCNMKAEPHMYMLETPINEIRKFEPDVIVGIGGGSVMDTAKALWLFYELPDYDWEKATKAYEVEPFPGKAELIVVPTTSGTGSETTGCAVIKDEHKKKRMILSDEIIPDLAIMDFDLLKSLPSGNIVFSGTDALAHALEAGVSKLASTMVRMQCIQAAVTIIKELPKSVRGDMEAREKMHVAATMAGAGINNSITGMAHGMDQAGGDFGKPHGLMTGLLLPYTMEYLIPQPVYEEVADQLQITGSSEEKQKKLVKRIWEMYEEIQMPLTLKETGISEQEYLDKIPSYIKAASKDANIMFAPRELAEEELNNLYRSFYYGK
- a CDS encoding HPr family phosphocarrier protein, with the translated sequence MEKRKVVVVAKAGLHARPANLLTKEAQHFHSSVEISVRGTRYNAKSLIGILAAGVDCGTEIEVVCEGTDEKEACEAVTKLIAGGMGE
- a CDS encoding PTS sugar transporter subunit IIC codes for the protein MSVFQAMLLGVLYYLGNSSIVAGPVGYYTIYRPLIGGFLTGLVLGDPVTGVIVGATINLMYIGFISAGGALPGDMCLAGILGAALAITGGLDTEAALAIAVPIGLIGTLLWFGRLTLDSFFAHLADKYVEKGESGKIWIASVLLPQSMLFVMTAIPCFLAAYFGAGYIQGAINALGGTVLGVLIIIGGMMPALGIGLTLLYIFKGEARIFFFVGFLLAVYFGLSMIAVGFLALCSAVVYTQLRNAKGGEANV
- a CDS encoding zinc-dependent alcohol dehydrogenase encodes the protein MGEKMRVVAITEERKVEVKEVRMPQPKENQILMRIKACAICTWEQRTFTRESHMPLPFVGGHEIAGEVAQLGKGVSPKEFPVGGKIVARLINVCGKCYFCRRGEENLCVELNNLDSSEMEIMGTGGMGEYLAINASQAYRIPDELPDVKAAFAEPLACVLNSIEKGRIELGDDVVVIGGGIMGMLHVMSAKLSGARVILSEPDPERRRIAEELGCDITFNPLEKNPVEYVRSLTEGRGAEAVFNTTPISAVAKQAVEMTAPMGRCIMYSSQHPDKPFEISPNWLHNSETIVTGAVSPSVRSFNRSVNLLAKKIIDPEKLVSGTYSYENAQDAFEAAVRPDTYRIIVTF
- a CDS encoding PTS sugar transporter subunit IIB; amino-acid sequence: MKNIVLCRIDDRLIHGQVVTSWVKQTGGNKIIVVDDALTKDLFMQKILKAAAPPDVKVEVLGTLDATDVLKEDAANGEKVIILVKIPQILENLIKGGVALPKIILGGMGSKEGRKKFNRNVSASSEEAESMKRIIESGTEILYQLVPTETPTDVRKLLSE